One window of Clarias gariepinus isolate MV-2021 ecotype Netherlands chromosome 21, CGAR_prim_01v2, whole genome shotgun sequence genomic DNA carries:
- the top3b gene encoding DNA topoisomerase 3-beta-1, which translates to MRTVLMVAEKPSLAQSIAKILSKGSCSSRKGLNGACSVHEYTGFFMGQNVRFKMTSVCGHVMSLDFTGKYNNWDKVDPAELFSKAPTEKKEANPKLNMVKFLQVEAKACDYVVLWLDCDKEGENICFEVLDAIRPVMNKPYGNECTVYRAKFSSITDTDICNAMNRLGEPNKNEALSVDARQELDLRIGCAFTRFQTKYFQGKYGNLDSSLISFGPCQTPTLGFCVERHDKIQSFKPETYWVIQAKVFKGKESAITLDWDRVRVFDREIGQMFVNMAKSAREALVESVSKKEKAKQRPLALNTVEMLRVASSALGMGPQHAMQVAERLYTQGYISYPRTETTHYPENFDLKGTLRQQANCSYWAETVKALIAEGINRPRKGADAGDHPPITPMRAATESELGSDGWRLYEYITRHFIATVSPDCKYLQTTIAFQIGTEGFSCIGKTLISAGFTEVMPWQGIALEEALPSCEKGDVFTVDEVKLLEKQTCPPDYLTEAELITLMEKHGIGTDASIPVHINNICQRNYVTVENGRKLKPTNLGIVLVHGYYKIDAELVLPTIRSAVEKQLNLIALGKANFQQVLQHTLDIFKRKFHYFVDSIAGMDELMEVSFSPIAATGKPFSRCGKCHRFMKYIQAKPSRLHCSHCDETYSLPQNGAIKLYKELRCPLDEFELVLWTSGSRGKSYPLCPYCFCNPPFRDMKKGMGCNECTHPSCPHSLNSLGIGQCVECETGVLVFDPNSGPKWRMACNKCTVVVHFFEQAHKVQVSQESCDICEASLVMVDFHKARSPLADGETQHTGCVFCDPIFQDLVELKHAAMRHPMHRGGGARRGRGRGRGRRPGGRGNPKKPKDKMAALAAYFV; encoded by the exons GCAGCTGTTCTAGCCGTAAAGGTCTGAACGGAGCATGTTCAGTGCACGAGTACACAGGATTCTTCATGGGGCAAAACGTGCGCTTTAAGATGACGTCAGTCTGCGGTCACGTCATGAGTCTGGATTTCACGG GGAAATACAATAACTGGGATAAAGTGGATCCTGCTGAACTCTTCAGTAAAGCACCGACTGAGAAAAAAGAAGCCAATCCTAAACTCAACATGGTCAAATTTCTGCAG GTTGAAGCTAAAGCTTGTGACTATGTTGTCTTGTGGCTGGATTGTGATAAAGAAGGAGAGAACATCTGTTTTGAG gTCTTGGATGCCATCCGGCCGGTGATGAACAAGCCTTACGGTAACGAGTGCACCGTGTATCGGGCCAAGTTCAGCTCCATCACAGACACGGACATCTGTAATGCCATGAACCGGCTGGGAGAACCCAATAAGAACGAGGCTCTGTCTGTGGACGCTCGGCAGGAACTGGACCTTCGAATCGGCTGCGCTTTCACACG CTTCCAAACCAAGTATTTCCAGGGAAAATACGGGAATCTGGACTCCTCCCTAATCTCGTTTGGCCCATGCCAGACCCCGACGCTGGGGTTCTGTGTGGAACGCCATGACAAGATCCAGTCCTTTAAACCTGAGACGTACTGGGTCATCCAGGCCAAG GTGTTTAAAGGGAAGGAGAGCGCGATCACTTTGGATTGGGATCGTGTGCGGGTGTTCGACCGAGAAATCGGACAGATGTTTGTCAACATGGCAAAGTCAGCAAGAGAAGCCCTG GTGGAGTCGGTCAGTAAGAAAGAGAAAGCCAAGCAGAGACCTCTGGCCTTGAACACAGTGGAGATGCTAAGAGTCGCTAGTTCTGCTTTGG ggatgGGTCCTCAGCATGCCATGCAGGTAGCTGAGCGCTTGTACACACAGGGCTACATCAGTTACCCTCGTACCGAGACCACCCACTACCCTGAGAACTTTGACCTCAAGGGGACGCTCAGGCAGCAGGCCAACTGTTCTTACTGGGCTGAGACG GTGAAAGCCCTAATCGCTGAGGGCATTAACCGACCCAGGAAAGGTGCAGACGCAGGAGATCATCCTCCCATCACCCCGATGAGGGCTGCCACCGAGAGCGAGCTGG GCAGTGACGGGTGGCGTTTGTATGAGTACATCACACGTCACTTCATAGCCACGGTCAGTCCCGACTGCAAGTACTTACAGACCACTATCGCTTTCCAAATTGGCACAGAGGGATTCTCCTGTATTGGCAAAACTCTTATTTCTGCGG GTTTTACAGAGGTGATGCCGTGGCAGGGTATTGCTCTTGAGGAGGCTTTGCCGTCGTGTGAGAAAGGAGACGTGTTTACAGTCGATGAGGTTAAACTGCTGGAGAAGCAGACGTGCCCACCCGACTACCTCACCGAGGCTGAGCTCATCACGCTCATGGAGAAACATGGCATCG GCACTGACGCTAGTATCCCTGTTCACATCAACAACATTTGTCAGAGGAATTACGTAACCGTGGAGAACGGACGCAAACTCAAACCCACCAATCTGGGAATCGTTCTGGTTCACGGCTACTACAAGATCG ATGCGGAGTTGGTGTTGCCCACTATCCGCAGTGCAGTGGAGAAGCAACTGAATCTTATTGCACTGGGCAAAGCAAACTTCCAACAGGTACTGCAGCACACGCTGGACATCTTTAAAAGGAAGTTCCACTACTTTGTCGATTCTATCGCTG GTATGGATGAGTTGATGGAGGTGTCATTCTCGCCCATCGCCGCTACAGGGAAGCCGTTCTCACGCTGCGGGAAGTGCCATCGCTTCATGAAGTATATTCAG GCCAAGCCGAGCCGTCTGCACTGTTCACACTGTGATGAGACATACAGTCTGCCCCAGAACGGAGCAATTAAACTCTACAAGGAGCTCAGGTGTCCTCTGGATGAATTCGAGCTGGTGCTGTGGACATCGGGCTCCCGCGGAAAGAGCTACCCTCTGTGTCCCTACTGCTTCTGCAACCCTCCCTTCAGAGACATGAAAAAAG GTATGGGGTGTAACGAGTGCACTCACCCTTCCTGTCCACACTCGCTCAACTCGCTCGGCATTggtcagtgtgtggagtgcgagacAGGCGTGCTCGTCTTTGACCCCAACTCCGGCCCTAAGTGGCGCATGGCCTGCAACAAGTGCACCGTGGTGGTGCATTTCTTCGAGCAGGCTCACAAGGTGCAGGTGTCTCAGGAGAGCTGCGATATATGCGAGGCTTCCCTGGTTATGGTAGACTTCCACAAAGCACGCTCGCCCCTAGCCGACGGAGAGACGCAACACACCGGCTGTGTTTTCTGCGACCCCATTTTCCAGGATCTGGTGGAGCTTAAGCATGCAGCCATGCGCCATCCCATGCACAGAGGAGGCGGGGCTCgcagggggagggggagggggagggggagaagACCCGGAGGACGGGGCAACCCTAAAAAACCGAAAGACAAAATGGCTGCCCTGGCTGCGTACtttgtataa